Proteins encoded together in one Thermophilibacter immobilis window:
- a CDS encoding flavodoxin family protein, whose amino-acid sequence MNIAVRYQSRSGNTRGVAEAIGKAVGVEAQDCSVPLDEAAGLLFLGGAVYGARLDEKMRAYIEQLDPQGVKKVALFGTSALVKSGAAQMRERLEERHIKVLDGDFYCRGAFTFMHRGHPDAEDLRQAAAWARVLIDSSKD is encoded by the coding sequence ATGAACATTGCCGTGAGGTATCAGTCTCGCTCGGGCAACACTCGAGGGGTCGCCGAGGCCATTGGCAAGGCCGTGGGCGTGGAGGCCCAGGACTGCTCGGTGCCTCTTGACGAGGCTGCTGGCCTGCTGTTCCTGGGTGGAGCCGTCTATGGCGCGCGCCTGGACGAGAAGATGCGCGCCTACATCGAGCAGCTGGACCCGCAGGGCGTGAAAAAGGTGGCCCTGTTCGGGACCTCGGCCCTGGTGAAGTCCGGCGCCGCTCAGATGCGCGAGCGCCTGGAGGAGCGGCACATCAAGGTCCTGGACGGTGACTTCTACTGCCGCGGTGCCTTCACCTTTATGCACAGGGGCCATCCCGATGCCGAGGACCTACGGCAGGCGGCGGCCTGGGCCCGCGTTCTCATAGATTCTTCCAAGGACTAG